A genomic stretch from Lathyrus oleraceus cultivar Zhongwan6 chromosome 2, CAAS_Psat_ZW6_1.0, whole genome shotgun sequence includes:
- the LOC127119285 gene encoding protein trichome birefringence-like 2 yields the protein MECTKRITISEHFLSYRTKILSGFTLGVLGSLVFLTLLFFNSSFKIPKLQVFIQGSQLNRNSSSSFSKWHFPFSTFSSDSNLSVTPLHTIHEEEEQQSVTRQVNVSDKGFQNGKTNSGNFSESLSDRDRVAKVGNLSVGETRLGNYSENLLDRDRVAKAGNLSVGETRLGNFSENLLDRDRVAKAGNLSVGKSEIDGKGNSSVSVSVEKTTERIDGKGNSTASVSVEKTIDRIDGNGNSTASVSVEKTIDRIDGKGNSTASVSVEKTIDRIDGKGNSSVSVAVEKTIERIDEKCDIFDGNWVRDESKPYYPLGSCPYVDRDFDCHLNGRPDSDYVKWKWKPSKCDIPSLNATDFLEKLRGQRLVFVGDSLNRNMWESMVCILRQSISDKKRVHEISGKRRFKKKGVYSFRFEDYNCSVDFVSSTFIVRESTFSGINGSFETLRLDLMDEKTIRYHDAEIIVFNTGHWWTHEKTSKGEDYYQEGNHVYPRLEVLDAYKRALTTWARWIDNNIDPNRTHVFFRGYSVTHFSGGQWNSGGKCHKETEPIYKGDHLRKYPPKMRVLDYIIPKMKTPVIFMNISRMTDYRKDAHPSIYRMEYKTKEEWATAEQHQDCSHWCLPGVPDTWNELLYASLLKYGKGNWKT from the exons atggAGTGCACCAAGAGAATAACAATCTCTGAACATTTTCTCTCTTACAGAACAAAAATATTATCTGGTTTCACATTAGGTGTTTTAGGTTCTCTCGTTTTTCTAACTCTTCTCTTTTTTAACTCGTCTTTCAAAATTCCCAAACTCCAAGTTTTTATTCAAGGATCTCAATTGAATCGAAACTCTTCTTCTTCATTCTCTAAATGGCATTTTCCGTTTTCCACATTCTCTTCCGATTCCAATCTTTCTGTTACTCCTCTTCACACGATTCACGAAGAAGAAGAACAACAGAGTGTAACTCGTCAAGTGAATGTGTCAGATAAGGGTTTCCAGAATGGGAAAACGAATTCGGGGAATTTTTCTGAAAGTTTATCGGATCGTGATAGGGTTGCGAAAGTTGGGAACTTGTCTGTTGGGGAAACACGTTTGGGGAATTATTCTGAAAATTTATTGGATCGTGATAGGGTTGCTAAAGCTGGAAACTTGTCTGTTGGGGAAACACGTTTGGGGAATTTTTCTGAAAATTTGTTGGATCGTGATAGGGTTGCTAAAGCTGGAAACTTGTCTGTTGGGAAAAGTGAAATTGATGGAAAGGGAAACTCGAGTGTTTCTGTGTCGGTGGAGAAAACTACAGAGAGAATTGATGGAAAGGGAAACTCGACTGCTTCTGTGTCGGTGGAGAAAACTATAGACAGAATTGATGGAAATGGAAACTCGACTGCTTCTGTGTCGGTGGAGAAAACTATAGACAGAATTGATGGAAAGGGAAACTCGACTGCTTCTGTGTCGGTGGAGAAAACTATAGACAGAATTGATGGAAAGGGAAACTCGAGTGTTTCTGTGGCGGTGGAGAAAACTATAGAGAGAATTGATGAAAAGTGTGATATATTTGATGGGAATTGGGTGAGAGATGAATCGAAACCTTATTATCCTTTGGGTTCTTGTCCATATGTGGATAGGGATTTTGATTGTCATCTTAATGGGAGGCCTGATAGTGATTATGTTAAGTGGAAATGGAAGCCAAGTAAGTGTGACATTCCAAG TTTGAATGCAACTGATTTCCTGGAAAAGTTGCGAGGACAGAGATTGGTTTTCGTTGGGGATTCACTGAACAGGAACATGTGGGAGTCCATGGTGTGTATTCTACGTCAAAGTATCAGTGACAAGAAACGTGTTCACGAAATTTCAGGAAAAAGGAGATTTAAGAAGAAAGGTGTCTACTCTTTTAGATTTGAG GATTATAATTGTTCAGTAGATTTTGTGAGTTCAACATTTATTGTACGAGAGTCGACTTTCAGTGGCATTAATGGGTCTTTTGAGACATTAAGATTGGATTTGATGGACGAGAAAACTATCAGGTATCATGATGCTGAGATCATAGTCTTCAATACAGGCCATTGGTGGACACATGAAAAGACATCTAAGGG AGAAGACTATTATCAAGAAGGCAACCATGTATACCCAAGACTCGAAGTTCTGGATGCATATAAAAGGGCATTGACCACGTGGGCTAGATGGATTGACAACAATATTGATCCAAATCGAACACATGTTTTCTTCCGAGGATACTCAGTTACCCATTTCAG TGGTGGCCAATGGAATTCAGGAGGAAAGTGCCACAAAGAAACCGAGCCAATATATAAAGGAGATCATTTACGGAAATATCCCCCGAAAATGAGGGTTCTAGATTATATCATCCCAAAGATGAAAACTCCAGTGATTTTTATGAACATAAGTAGGATGACAGATTACAGAAAAGATGCTCATCCTTCAATATACAGAATGGAATACAAGACCAAAGAAGAATGGGCCACCGCAGAGCAACACCAAGATTGTAGTCATTGGTGCTTACCAGGAGTACCGGATACCTGGAACGAGTTACTCTACGCATCTCTCTTAAAATATGGTAAAGGCAATTGGAAAACCTGA